The Deinococcus terrestris nucleotide sequence GTAGCCGTTCAGCGCGATCAGCCCGGTGATTCCCAGGAAGGAGGCCGCGCTCATGTAATCACCGGCGATGGCGATGCCGTTTTGCCCCGCGCTGATGCGCCCGCCCGCCACATAGAAGTCCGAGGCGCTGGTGTTGCGCCGGGAGGCCCAGAAGGTGACCCCCAGCGTGATCGCCACGATCACGGCCGCGAGCAGAAAGGTCATTGCGTCGCCTCCCGCGCCAGTCGGTCAAAGGTCCGGGCCTTCACCACATAGATCGCCGCCATGATCCAGCCCATCGCAAATTCCGCGAAGGCGAACACGTACCCGAAGGTCACGTTTCCGAAGACCTTGGTTGCCATCAGCGGCT carries:
- a CDS encoding DUF485 domain-containing protein; protein product: MTVSRLPSAAAPPHNPAYTQLVAERNRFTVIMTVTFLVLYFLLPILAGYNKPLMATKVFGNVTFGYVFAFAEFAMGWIMAAIYVVKARTFDRLAREATQ